In Macadamia integrifolia cultivar HAES 741 chromosome 12, SCU_Mint_v3, whole genome shotgun sequence, the following are encoded in one genomic region:
- the LOC122056956 gene encoding auxin-responsive protein IAA33 — protein MNGFDSHHDFMKRRWQEMRLTSGAAQNQRRNSTGFFARLDGATTNTNNSFLRGGEDDNLSTVIPPVTVVLEGRSICQRISLHKHTSYQSLAKALRQMFVDAAPDATGGVSSEIQLDLSNAVPGHLVAYEDMEDDLLLAGDLNWKDFVRVAKRIRIIPVKENSRRGRGRS, from the exons ATGAACGGTTTTGACTCTCACCATGACTTCATGAAGAGGAGGTGGCAAGAAATGAGACTCACCAGCGGCGCCGCCCAAAATCAACGTCGGAACTCCACCGGATTCTTTGCAAGGCTTGACGGTGCAACTACTAATACTAATAATTCCTTCTTGAGGGGTGGTGAAGATGATAATTTATCAACCGTGATTCCACCGGTGACTGTTGTGTTAGAAGGCCGTTCAATCTGCCAGAGGATCAGCCTTCATAAGCACACCAGCTACCAGAGTCTCGCGAAGGCCTTGCGTCAGATGTTTGTTGATGCTGCCCCCGATGCCACTGGAGGAGTCTCATCGGAGATCCAACTCGATCTTTCGAATGCGGTGCCTGGTCACCTCGTCGCCTATGAAGATATGGAAGATGATCTCCTCCTTGCCGGTGACCTTAATTGGAA GGATTTTGTTCGTGTGGCTAAGAGAATTCGAATAATTCCAGTGAAGGAGAATTCGAGAAGGGGACGAGGAAGATCTTAA